Proteins from a single region of Geothrix sp. PMB-07:
- the atpH gene encoding ATP synthase F1 subunit delta — protein sequence MSSRLTARRYAKALLQIGDKQGNVPQLQQELESVAAAVAANADLSRLVASPLVLPTKKAEVFETILVAAKVSETLRHFFRVVAEAGRLNLLPELRRTFADLVDERAGIVEAKVSSAQSLTEAQEKALVASLAVRTGKTIRLSWHQDASLLGGVKVQVGSTVLDASLQGQLRQLKTQLLSA from the coding sequence GTGAGCAGCCGCCTGACCGCCCGGCGCTACGCCAAGGCCCTCCTCCAGATCGGCGACAAGCAGGGCAACGTGCCCCAGCTGCAGCAGGAACTGGAATCCGTGGCTGCTGCCGTGGCCGCCAATGCCGACCTCTCCCGTTTGGTTGCTTCGCCTCTGGTGCTGCCCACCAAGAAGGCCGAAGTCTTCGAGACCATCCTGGTCGCCGCCAAAGTGAGCGAAACCCTGCGCCACTTCTTCCGCGTGGTGGCCGAGGCGGGTCGCCTGAACCTGCTGCCGGAGCTGCGCCGCACCTTCGCCGATCTGGTGGATGAGCGCGCGGGCATCGTCGAAGCCAAGGTCAGCAGCGCGCAGTCCCTCACGGAAGCCCAGGAGAAGGCCCTCGTCGCCTCGCTGGCCGTGCGCACTGGCAAGACCATCCGCCTCAGCTGGCACCAGGACGCAAGCCTTCTTGGGGGCGTGAAGGTGCAGGTGGGCTCCACTGTGCTGGATGCCTCGCTCCAGGGCCAGCTGCGCCAGCTCAAGACACAGCTTCTGTCGGCCTAA
- a CDS encoding ATP synthase F0 subunit B, giving the protein MIQLTRLSLAALLSFSPLALVAQSHEPAPAADKHEAPAAGQLAPAGEATHEAHSAEAAHDAHGETAHEGTAHEAAGHEAHGGAHHGPAMKLFGKEYGNLGAFVVQLLNFAIYGAGLFFLLKGALSAMFKARKEELVTLLAQAEKDKAEGEAQMKEMEAKMAGLETELAGILAKAETDAEAEKQRVLEAAKAEATQILAQAQAEIGFQKRQAEQELRALVAELAVEGAAKRLEAKLQGPDSAKAIDRAIQQIGGAQ; this is encoded by the coding sequence ATGATCCAGCTGACCCGACTTTCCCTCGCAGCCCTGTTGTCCTTCAGCCCCCTGGCGCTGGTGGCGCAGTCCCACGAACCGGCCCCGGCCGCCGACAAGCACGAAGCTCCCGCCGCGGGCCAATTGGCTCCGGCCGGTGAAGCGACTCACGAAGCCCACAGCGCCGAAGCGGCCCATGATGCTCACGGCGAGACCGCCCACGAAGGCACCGCGCATGAGGCTGCTGGCCATGAGGCTCATGGTGGTGCCCATCACGGCCCCGCCATGAAGCTCTTCGGAAAGGAATATGGCAACCTGGGCGCCTTCGTCGTTCAGCTGCTCAATTTCGCCATCTATGGAGCGGGCCTCTTCTTCCTGTTGAAGGGTGCCCTGTCCGCCATGTTCAAGGCCCGCAAGGAAGAGCTAGTCACCCTGTTGGCCCAGGCCGAGAAGGACAAGGCCGAGGGCGAGGCCCAGATGAAGGAGATGGAAGCCAAGATGGCCGGGCTCGAAACCGAGCTGGCGGGCATCCTGGCCAAGGCCGAGACCGATGCCGAGGCCGAGAAGCAGCGTGTGCTCGAGGCCGCCAAGGCCGAAGCCACCCAGATCCTGGCCCAGGCCCAGGCCGAGATCGGCTTCCAGAAGCGCCAGGCCGAGCAGGAACTGCGGGCCCTGGTGGCCGAGCTGGCCGTCGAAGGCGCCGCGAAACGTCTGGAGGCCAAGCTGCAGGGACCTGATTCGGCTAAAGCCATCGACCGTGCCATTCAGCAGATTGGAGGCGCCCAGTGA
- the atpG gene encoding ATP synthase F1 subunit gamma, which translates to MAGLQDIRRRIRSVKNTQQVTKAMKMISAVKLRKSQERLVALRPYASKMMEVVRRVVGRIKGDSEIQPGPAAQAFLTPREEKRIRVVLVASDKGLCGGFNANVLKAANAFVAECSSEIVHLDVVGKRAAEWAKKQKITPAGEYLNIPLAGFQRVVTEISNGAAAQYHAGEIDALYVIYNYFESAVAQTPTVFRVFPMDLDRRAEGRDAVEVSHLLEPDPNAVLETLLPRFVETELLRNLLESSASEHGARMAAMDKASSNAGEMIAKLTLTMNKIRQASITNQIIEIVSGANA; encoded by the coding sequence ATGGCCGGTCTCCAAGACATTCGACGTCGTATTCGATCCGTCAAGAACACCCAGCAGGTCACCAAGGCCATGAAGATGATCTCCGCTGTCAAGCTGCGGAAGTCTCAGGAACGCCTGGTGGCCCTGCGCCCCTACGCCAGCAAGATGATGGAAGTCGTCCGGCGCGTGGTGGGTCGCATCAAGGGTGATTCCGAGATCCAGCCGGGTCCCGCCGCCCAGGCCTTCCTGACGCCCCGCGAGGAGAAGCGCATCCGCGTGGTCCTCGTGGCCTCCGACAAGGGCCTCTGCGGTGGCTTCAACGCCAACGTGCTCAAGGCGGCCAACGCCTTTGTGGCCGAGTGCTCCTCCGAGATCGTCCACCTGGACGTGGTGGGCAAGCGGGCCGCGGAGTGGGCGAAAAAGCAGAAGATCACGCCTGCCGGGGAGTATCTCAACATCCCCCTCGCCGGTTTCCAGCGCGTGGTCACCGAGATCTCGAATGGCGCCGCCGCGCAGTACCACGCGGGTGAGATTGACGCGCTCTACGTGATCTACAACTACTTCGAGAGTGCCGTGGCCCAGACCCCCACGGTGTTCCGGGTCTTCCCCATGGATCTGGATCGTCGCGCCGAAGGCCGGGATGCCGTCGAAGTGTCGCACCTGCTCGAACCCGATCCCAATGCGGTGCTGGAGACCCTGCTGCCCCGTTTCGTGGAGACGGAGCTGCTCCGCAACCTCCTGGAGAGCAGCGCCTCCGAGCACGGCGCCCGCATGGCCGCCATGGACAAGGCCAGCAGCAATGCCGGCGAGATGATCGCCAAGCTGACCCTCACCATGAACAAGATCCGCCAGGCCAGCATCACCAATCAGATCATCGAGATCGTCAGCGGCGCCAACGCCTAA
- a CDS encoding nuclear transport factor 2 family protein, whose protein sequence is MRRVSSLLLVPALALAAPTPKVLSPTGVVGRQIELFNAHYLEGFLALFAEELEVGEVPAGPTAPFGKAKLRDLYAERFKANPDLHASAEAQMVAGDFVIQKERIKGRMGKPPLEAVVIYQVKAGKILRMWSLND, encoded by the coding sequence ATGCGTCGTGTTTCTTCCCTGCTGCTGGTCCCGGCCCTGGCCCTGGCGGCCCCCACACCCAAGGTGCTGAGCCCCACGGGCGTGGTGGGACGTCAGATCGAGCTGTTCAATGCCCACTATCTGGAGGGCTTCCTAGCCCTCTTCGCTGAAGAACTGGAGGTGGGGGAGGTGCCTGCCGGGCCCACGGCGCCCTTCGGCAAGGCGAAGCTGAGGGATCTCTATGCTGAGCGGTTCAAGGCCAATCCGGATCTGCACGCCTCTGCCGAGGCGCAGATGGTCGCGGGCGACTTCGTGATCCAGAAGGAGCGGATCAAGGGGCGGATGGGGAAACCGCCCCTGGAAGCCGTGGTGATCTACCAGGTGAAAGCCGGGAAGATCCTGCGGATGTGGTCGCTGAACGACTAA
- a CDS encoding F0F1 ATP synthase subunit epsilon, with translation MSQSIKLEVVTPERPVFSAEVAEVQFPTASRGYYGILPGHTPLMTEVGDGLLYYIQEGQKHWLTVFGGFAEVSADRVTILARESETVDMIDLERAEASRQRALQLLKEAKTETDLATAQAKLDASLIRLQAAGHPAGHGF, from the coding sequence ATGTCTCAATCGATCAAACTGGAAGTGGTGACCCCGGAGCGGCCGGTGTTCTCAGCCGAAGTGGCCGAGGTGCAGTTCCCCACGGCTTCCCGCGGCTACTACGGCATCCTGCCGGGCCACACGCCCCTGATGACCGAGGTGGGCGACGGCCTGCTCTATTACATCCAGGAGGGCCAGAAGCACTGGCTCACGGTCTTCGGTGGCTTCGCTGAGGTGTCCGCTGATCGCGTCACCATCCTGGCCCGCGAGAGTGAGACCGTGGACATGATTGATCTGGAGCGGGCTGAGGCCTCCCGCCAGCGCGCGCTGCAGCTGCTGAAGGAAGCCAAGACCGAGACAGATCTGGCCACGGCCCAGGCCAAGCTCGATGCCAGCCTCATCCGTCTGCAGGCGGCCGGGCATCCGGCTGGTCACGGATTCTGA
- the atpA gene encoding F0F1 ATP synthase subunit alpha yields the protein MDIRAEEISRIIRSQIEGFDAQVDVAEVGTVISVGDGIARAYGLEKAMSGELLELPHGVMGLAFNLEEDNVGIILLGDAAAIKEGDTVKRTGKIMSVPVGPAFVGRVIDALGNPIDGKGPIQATKFNPIEQIAPGIVDRKSVHEPMQTGLKAIDSLIPIGRGQRELIIGDRQTGKTAVAVDTIINQRDTGVICIYVAIGQKRSTIAQVVKTLEEYDAMKHTIVVAASASEAAPLLFLAPMTGAALGEYFMWHGKDGNPAGKENPGGHVLCIYDDLSKQAAAYREISLLVRRPPGREAYPGDVFYLHSRLLERACKLSDERGAGSLTALPVIETQAGDVSAYIPTNVISITDGQIFLESDLFNAGVRPAVNVGISVSRVGGSAQVKAMKSVAGTIKLDLAQYRELAAFAQFGSDLDKATLAQLNRGQRLVEILKQGQYSPMPVEKQVVSIWAATNGYVDDLPVPQVRRFESEFMAFLDVNAPEILRGIRDSKVLSDDAKAQLKTQVAAFKETFVASLNQTAGA from the coding sequence ATGGACATTCGCGCGGAAGAGATTTCCCGCATCATCCGCAGCCAGATCGAGGGCTTCGACGCCCAGGTGGACGTGGCCGAAGTGGGCACAGTCATCAGCGTCGGTGACGGCATCGCCCGCGCCTACGGCCTTGAGAAGGCCATGTCCGGCGAGCTGCTGGAACTGCCCCACGGCGTCATGGGCCTCGCCTTCAACCTGGAAGAGGACAACGTCGGCATCATCCTGCTGGGCGATGCCGCCGCCATCAAGGAAGGCGACACCGTCAAGCGCACCGGCAAGATCATGTCCGTGCCCGTGGGCCCCGCCTTCGTGGGCCGCGTCATCGACGCCCTGGGCAACCCCATCGACGGCAAGGGCCCCATCCAGGCCACCAAGTTCAACCCCATCGAGCAGATCGCCCCCGGCATCGTGGATCGCAAGAGCGTGCACGAGCCCATGCAGACGGGCCTCAAGGCCATCGACAGCCTGATCCCCATCGGCCGCGGCCAGCGTGAGCTGATCATCGGCGACCGCCAGACTGGCAAGACCGCCGTGGCCGTCGACACCATCATCAACCAGCGCGACACCGGTGTGATCTGCATCTACGTCGCCATCGGCCAGAAGCGCTCCACCATCGCCCAAGTGGTGAAGACGCTGGAAGAATACGACGCCATGAAGCACACCATCGTGGTGGCTGCGTCCGCCTCCGAAGCCGCCCCGCTGCTCTTCCTGGCCCCCATGACCGGCGCCGCCCTCGGTGAATACTTCATGTGGCACGGCAAGGATGGAAACCCTGCGGGCAAGGAGAACCCCGGCGGCCACGTCCTCTGCATCTACGACGATCTCTCCAAGCAGGCTGCGGCCTACCGCGAAATCTCGCTGCTGGTGCGCCGTCCTCCCGGACGTGAGGCCTACCCTGGCGACGTGTTCTACCTCCACTCCCGCCTGCTGGAACGCGCGTGCAAGCTCAGCGACGAGCGCGGCGCGGGGTCGCTCACGGCCCTGCCGGTCATCGAGACGCAGGCCGGTGACGTGTCCGCCTACATTCCCACCAACGTCATCTCCATCACCGACGGTCAGATCTTCCTGGAATCCGATCTGTTCAACGCCGGCGTCCGTCCGGCCGTGAACGTGGGCATCTCTGTGAGCCGCGTGGGTGGTTCTGCCCAGGTGAAGGCCATGAAGTCCGTGGCCGGCACGATCAAGCTCGACCTGGCCCAGTACCGCGAGCTGGCGGCCTTCGCCCAGTTCGGCTCCGACCTGGACAAGGCCACCCTGGCGCAGCTGAACCGCGGCCAGCGCCTGGTGGAAATCCTCAAGCAGGGCCAGTACAGCCCCATGCCCGTGGAAAAGCAGGTGGTCAGCATCTGGGCCGCCACCAACGGTTATGTGGATGATCTGCCGGTGCCCCAGGTCCGCCGCTTTGAATCCGAATTCATGGCCTTCCTCGATGTGAACGCCCCTGAGATTCTGCGCGGCATCCGCGACTCCAAGGTGCTCAGCGACGACGCCAAGGCCCAGCTCAAGACCCAGGTGGCGGCCTTCAAGGAGACCTTCGTGGCCTCCCTGAACCAGACCGCGGGAGCCTAG
- a CDS encoding SRPBCC family protein translates to MTDRIEKQILLRAPQSRVWRALTDADEFGTWFRVKLHGPFALGHRIKGPLTYPGFEHIVMEVEVEQMEAEHLFSFRWHPYAVDPGVDYSKEPRTLVEFRLETVGEGTLLRLVESGFDRLPPSRREEAFRMNDGGWTMQMQNIEHHVAR, encoded by the coding sequence ATCACCGACCGTATCGAAAAGCAGATCCTGCTCCGCGCCCCGCAATCCCGGGTCTGGCGGGCCCTCACGGATGCCGACGAGTTCGGCACCTGGTTCCGAGTGAAGCTGCATGGCCCATTTGCGCTGGGTCACCGGATCAAGGGCCCGCTCACCTATCCCGGCTTCGAGCACATCGTCATGGAAGTCGAGGTCGAGCAGATGGAGGCCGAGCACCTCTTCTCCTTCCGCTGGCATCCCTACGCCGTCGATCCCGGGGTGGATTACTCGAAGGAGCCCCGCACCCTCGTCGAGTTCCGCCTTGAAACCGTGGGCGAGGGCACCCTGCTCCGCCTGGTGGAATCCGGTTTCGACCGGCTGCCGCCCAGCCGCCGTGAAGAAGCCTTCCGCATGAACGACGGCGGCTGGACCATGCAGATGCAGAACATCGAACACCATGTCGCGCGCTGA
- the atpD gene encoding F0F1 ATP synthase subunit beta, whose product MSNNLQGRVIAIVGPAVDVEFGDHLPEIMNALHTDIGGAQVTLEVQQHLGENRVRCVAMQPTEGMVRGQLVTDTGKAINVPVGPETLGRIINVVGDPVDERGPIGHKMTLPIHREAPKYEELNTTSEMFETGIKVIDLLEPYAKGGKTGLFGGAGVGKTVLIMELINNIAKGHGGYSVFAGVGERTREGNDLWHEMMDSGVINKDDLSKSKVALIYGQMTEPPGARARVALTGLTVAEYFRDVEGKDVLLFVDNIFRFTQAGAEVSALLGRMPSAVGYQPTLATEMGELQERITSTKKGSITSVQAVYVPADDYTDPAPATTFAHLDATTNLSREIAALGIYPAVDPLASTSRLLDPRILGDLHYNTAMRVKAILQKYKELQDIIAILGMDELSDDDKLVVARARKIQRFLSQPFFVAEQFTGMSGKYVKLEDSIKGFSEICDGKWDHLPEQAFYLVGTIEEAVEKAEKLAAV is encoded by the coding sequence ATGTCAAACAACCTTCAAGGCCGCGTGATCGCCATTGTCGGTCCCGCCGTGGACGTCGAATTCGGCGACCACCTGCCCGAGATCATGAACGCGCTGCACACGGACATTGGTGGTGCGCAGGTGACGCTGGAGGTGCAGCAGCACCTGGGCGAGAACCGCGTGCGCTGCGTGGCCATGCAGCCCACCGAGGGCATGGTGCGCGGCCAGCTCGTGACCGACACCGGCAAGGCGATCAACGTGCCCGTGGGCCCCGAAACCCTGGGCCGCATCATCAACGTGGTGGGCGATCCCGTGGACGAGCGCGGTCCCATCGGCCACAAGATGACCCTGCCCATCCACCGTGAAGCTCCCAAGTACGAAGAGCTGAACACCACCTCCGAGATGTTCGAGACCGGCATCAAGGTCATCGACCTGCTGGAACCCTACGCGAAGGGCGGCAAGACGGGTCTCTTCGGCGGTGCCGGTGTGGGCAAGACCGTGCTCATCATGGAGCTCATCAACAACATCGCCAAGGGCCACGGCGGCTACTCTGTGTTCGCTGGCGTCGGCGAACGCACCCGCGAGGGCAACGACCTCTGGCACGAAATGATGGATTCGGGCGTCATCAACAAGGACGACCTCTCCAAGAGCAAGGTGGCGCTCATTTACGGCCAGATGACCGAACCCCCCGGAGCCCGCGCCCGCGTGGCCCTGACGGGCCTCACCGTCGCCGAGTACTTCCGCGATGTGGAAGGCAAGGACGTGCTGCTCTTCGTGGACAACATCTTCCGCTTCACCCAGGCCGGCGCCGAAGTGTCCGCGCTGCTGGGCCGCATGCCTTCCGCCGTGGGCTACCAGCCCACGCTCGCCACGGAAATGGGCGAGCTGCAGGAGCGCATCACCTCCACCAAGAAGGGCTCCATCACCTCGGTGCAGGCTGTGTACGTGCCCGCGGACGACTACACCGATCCCGCGCCCGCCACGACTTTCGCCCACCTGGATGCCACCACGAACCTCTCCCGTGAGATCGCGGCGCTGGGCATCTACCCCGCCGTGGATCCCCTGGCCTCCACCAGCCGCCTGCTGGATCCCCGCATCCTGGGCGATCTGCACTACAACACCGCCATGCGCGTGAAGGCGATTCTGCAGAAGTACAAGGAGCTGCAGGACATCATCGCCATCCTCGGCATGGACGAACTGAGCGACGACGACAAGCTGGTCGTGGCCCGCGCCCGCAAGATCCAGCGCTTCCTCAGCCAGCCCTTCTTCGTGGCCGAGCAGTTCACGGGCATGTCCGGCAAGTACGTGAAGCTCGAAGACAGCATCAAGGGCTTCAGCGAGATTTGCGACGGCAAGTGGGACCACCTGCCCGAGCAGGCCTTCTACCTCGTCGGCACCATCGAGGAAGCCGTCGAGAAGGCCGAGAAACTCGCCGCCGTTTAG
- the der gene encoding ribosome biogenesis GTPase Der, protein MKLPLVALCGRPNVGKSTLFNRLTRTRAALVHDLPGMTRDRSYGRVTCLGEEGEAEEVFELVDTGGLDFEGDDVITQGITRMAEAALAEAHVAILLVDGHDGLTAGDEEIASRLRRQGKPILLVINKLDGMKGGAPDAGFYSLGFDEVLSISAAHGAGVPELMTALRARLPFHRTPDEAETHELGDERRFALIGRPNVGKSSLANRLLGYERSLVSDVAGTTRDTVDTILHVKDKVYRLIDTAGIRKKGKTHEGAEKLSILKAKQAMARADVSLLLLDAVEGATHQDAVIAGYAQEAGAAVILVVNKWDLVEKDTYTIYNAEEDLRRSLGFLHHAPMIFLSALTGQRVSKLFGMIDELADAHAKRIPTGEMNRFLRESVGAMSPHVVDGKLPKLYFMTQVGVRPPSFVIKANTDRGLHFSYVRYLENRLREQFGLAGVPLRISVQKKQKGEGEEAEVAPVRRILDPGEGLKPSRSNEALKAQRVDKVKPRPRPKKKEGPRPADKQAPRKGPGGPPKRVRQKSTKRP, encoded by the coding sequence ATGAAACTGCCTCTCGTCGCCCTCTGCGGACGCCCCAACGTGGGGAAGTCCACCCTCTTCAACCGGCTCACCCGCACCCGGGCGGCGCTGGTCCACGACCTGCCGGGCATGACCCGCGATCGCAGCTACGGGCGCGTCACCTGCCTGGGCGAAGAAGGCGAGGCCGAGGAGGTCTTCGAGCTGGTGGACACCGGCGGCCTGGATTTCGAGGGCGATGATGTCATCACCCAGGGCATCACCCGCATGGCCGAAGCAGCTCTCGCGGAAGCCCACGTGGCCATTCTCTTGGTCGACGGCCATGACGGCCTCACGGCCGGCGATGAGGAGATCGCCTCGCGCCTGCGGCGCCAGGGCAAGCCCATCCTCCTCGTGATCAACAAGCTCGACGGCATGAAGGGCGGTGCCCCGGATGCCGGCTTCTACAGCCTGGGCTTCGACGAGGTGCTGTCCATCTCCGCCGCGCATGGGGCCGGAGTCCCCGAGCTCATGACCGCGCTGCGGGCCCGCCTGCCCTTCCACCGCACGCCTGACGAGGCCGAGACCCACGAGCTGGGCGACGAGCGCCGCTTCGCCCTCATCGGCCGCCCCAACGTCGGCAAGTCCTCGCTGGCCAACCGCCTGCTGGGCTACGAGCGCAGCCTCGTGAGCGATGTCGCCGGCACCACCCGCGACACCGTGGACACCATCCTCCATGTGAAGGACAAGGTCTATCGCCTCATCGACACCGCCGGCATCCGCAAGAAGGGCAAAACCCACGAAGGCGCCGAGAAGCTCAGCATCCTGAAGGCCAAACAGGCCATGGCCCGGGCTGACGTCAGCCTGCTCCTGCTGGATGCCGTCGAAGGCGCCACCCACCAGGATGCCGTCATCGCGGGATATGCCCAGGAGGCAGGCGCCGCCGTGATCCTCGTGGTGAACAAGTGGGATCTGGTGGAGAAGGACACCTACACCATCTACAACGCCGAAGAGGATCTGCGCCGCAGCCTGGGCTTCCTGCACCACGCACCCATGATCTTCCTGTCGGCCCTCACCGGACAGCGCGTGTCCAAGCTGTTCGGCATGATCGACGAGCTCGCGGATGCCCATGCCAAACGCATCCCCACGGGTGAAATGAACCGCTTCCTGCGGGAATCCGTCGGCGCCATGAGCCCCCATGTGGTGGACGGCAAGCTGCCCAAGCTCTACTTCATGACCCAGGTGGGCGTGCGCCCCCCCAGCTTCGTCATCAAGGCCAACACCGATCGTGGCCTCCACTTCAGCTACGTGCGCTACCTGGAAAACCGCCTGCGCGAGCAGTTCGGCCTGGCCGGCGTGCCCTTACGCATCAGCGTGCAGAAGAAGCAGAAGGGCGAGGGCGAAGAGGCCGAAGTGGCCCCCGTGCGCCGCATCCTCGATCCCGGCGAAGGTCTCAAGCCCTCCCGCAGCAATGAGGCCCTAAAGGCCCAGCGGGTGGACAAGGTCAAGCCGCGTCCCCGGCCCAAGAAAAAAGAAGGTCCACGCCCAGCCGACAAGCAGGCTCCGCGCAAAGGGCCCGGTGGACCACCCAAACGGGTGCGCCAGAAGTCCACCAAACGTCCCTGA
- a CDS encoding SRPBCC domain-containing protein produces the protein MSTDALPKPDFRAPNTSKRPPRAVADGPGGMILAVAEVAGSPEEVFRALTTDEIERWWRWPGLYHQKDWKAELRVQGPWSVTVELADGGQVRAWGEFCEVDAPRKLVMTRRFDAHPFLGDRETTITYHFEPTPTGTRITVRDEGFIGRAEAANGNAEIWEKVLGWLDAHLASAQTA, from the coding sequence ATGAGCACCGATGCCCTGCCCAAGCCAGATTTCCGCGCGCCCAACACCTCGAAGCGCCCGCCTCGGGCCGTGGCCGACGGCCCCGGGGGAATGATCCTCGCGGTGGCGGAAGTGGCCGGTTCACCGGAGGAAGTCTTCCGCGCCCTCACCACGGACGAGATCGAGCGTTGGTGGCGCTGGCCGGGCCTCTACCACCAGAAGGACTGGAAGGCCGAGCTGCGCGTGCAAGGCCCCTGGAGCGTCACTGTCGAACTCGCAGACGGCGGCCAAGTCCGGGCCTGGGGCGAATTCTGCGAAGTCGATGCCCCGAGGAAGCTCGTCATGACCCGCCGCTTCGATGCCCACCCTTTCCTCGGGGATCGCGAAACCACCATCACCTACCACTTCGAGCCAACTCCGACCGGCACCCGCATCACCGTGCGGGATGAAGGATTCATCGGGCGAGCCGAGGCCGCCAACGGCAATGCGGAAATTTGGGAGAAAGTGTTGGGCTGGCTGGATGCCCATCTGGCTTCAGCCCAGACGGCCTGA
- a CDS encoding helix-turn-helix transcriptional regulator: MSRAEALSPARLRDAAPLFAALGDATRLGLLVSLCSSGPLSVTRLSAKFEVSRQALTKHLDVLAEAGLVRSSREGRERIWELEPKRLDDAHAYLERLSRQWDDALDRLKAFVER; encoded by the coding sequence ATGTCGCGCGCTGAGGCCCTCTCCCCCGCCCGCCTGAGGGATGCGGCGCCGCTCTTTGCGGCCCTGGGTGATGCCACCCGACTGGGCCTGCTGGTCTCGCTCTGTTCCAGCGGCCCGCTTTCCGTCACACGCCTGAGCGCCAAATTCGAGGTGTCGCGGCAGGCTCTCACCAAGCACCTCGATGTGCTGGCCGAAGCAGGCCTGGTGCGCAGCAGCCGTGAAGGCCGCGAACGCATCTGGGAGCTGGAGCCCAAGCGCCTCGATGATGCCCATGCCTACCTCGAGCGCCTGTCCCGCCAGTGGGATGACGCACTTGATCGCCTCAAGGCCTTTGTCGAGCGCTGA